CACGGTCGTCCTGGTGTCGGCGGTGGAGACCGGCGGCGGCGTGCCCGCGTCGAGCGCGTCGAGCACGGCGGTGAACTGCGCGGTGTGGCCGCTGGGCGTGTCCGCCTCGCCCGTCCACGCTCCGGTGACGAGGCCGGGTGCGGGGGTGAACGTCCAGTTGGTGTCGGAGTAGCCGTAGAGGTGTTCGAGGTCGACGGTGCCCAGTTCGAAGTCGAAGCGCAGCCTGCTGGTCTGGCGCGGTGAGACCAGCGAGTTGACCACGGTGGCCAGCGCGCCGGAGTCGAACCGCACGAGCGCGGCGGACACGTCCTCGGTCTCGGTGTCGCGGGCCTGGCGCGCGGCGACCGCGCTGACGCTGCTCCACGGCCCGAGGATCGACAGCAGCAGGTCGAACTGGTGGATGCCGTGCCCCATCGTCGGGCCGCCGCCCTCCAGCTCCCAACTGCCCCGCCACGGCACGGTGAAGTACTCGTCGTCGCGGAACCACAGAGTGTCCGCCGACGCCAGCAGCGGCCGCCCCAACGCGCCTTCCGCCACCAGCCGCCGCAGGCGGACCGCCCCGGAGCCGAACCGGTGCTGGAACACGGTGGCGACCGGCGCCCCGGCCCCCGCCTCGGCGGCCCGCAGCCGGTCCAGCTCGGCCAGCGACAGCACCGGCGGCTTCTCGACCAGCGGCGACGCGCCCGCCGCCAGGCACTCCAGCGCGAGGGGCAGGTGGGAGCCCGGAGGTGTGCAGAGGTGCACCAGGTCGGGCCGCTCGGCGTCGAGCAGTTCGGCCAGGCTCGCGAAGGCGGGCACGTCCCACTCCGCCGCGAACCTGGCCGCCCGCTCGGCCTCGACGTCGACGACCCCGATGAGCCGCGCCCGGTCACCGGCCTGGGCGATGGCCTCGGCGTGCGCCCCGGCGATGGCCCCCGTGCCGACGATGGCGCAGGTGCGGGTACGAGTGGTCACGGAAGGTTCTCCTGGTGAAGTGGAGGAGCGGTGGGAGTCGCGGGTGGGCGCGGTCCTTCGCGGACGTCGTAGGGGCGCAGGCGTCCGCACATGCCGAACGTCCGCCCCGGCGCGGCCGCTTCGACCACGGCGGCCCGGTCGAGGTGCCCCGCCGTCCCCGCTGCCAGCGCGTTCGCCACCGCCAGGCCGGCCTCGGCCTGCCGGAGCGGCCCGTCGCGCACGATCGCGGGCCAAGCGGCGGCCCGCGCGCCGACCAACGCCGTCGCCGCGGCGTAGAACTCCCGCAGCGGCCCCAGGTCACCGTCGCGGACCGCGTCCCGGATTCGGACGAACCCCTCCACGGCCAGGTCACGGCGACGCCGCGCGTCCACCACGCGTTCCGCCTCCGTCGCCCGCTCCGGCAACGTCGCCGCGGCGCGGTAGCGGTCCGGGTCGGCCAGCACGTCGGGCGGGAACGTCATGACCGCGTCGCCCGCCTCCGGCAGCCCGGCGTTGTCCATCAGCACCACCACCCGCAACCCGCCGTGGTTGACCGCGCGGTGGATGGTCCCGGGGGTGAACCAAACCACCGACCCGGCACGGAGGGTGATCTCGCGGCAACCGTCGAGGGTCACGGTGTGCAACTCCCCCGTCCCACCCACGACCACGTAACACTCGGTGGAGGCCAGGTGCAGGTGCGGGCTGCCACCGACCACGCCGTCCGGCGCGGGGTCGTCGTAGACGTCGAGGAACGACAGCGACGCGCCGCCCGGGAACGTGCTCACCCCGCACGCCCGAGCACGTCGCGCACGGCGTCCGCCAACGCCGCCGCATCCCCGGCGCCGCCGTCGGCCACCCCGGCGCCGTAGCGGAACCGCACCACCTCACCATCGGCGACGACCAGCTCCTCGCTGAAGAACGGGGCCGGGTTGAGGCACGCGAAGTTCTCCGACCGGGTGAACCAGCGCGGCGGGTGGTGCGGGTTGGCCGAGTGGTCGACCACCAGGACCAGGGACTCCGCGTCGTCGCCGTCGTGCCGCCCGGTGAAGGCCATCCACTCGCCACGCCGACCGCGCAGCTCGTCGCCGCCCACCCCGTCGGGCGACACGACCTGCCCACCGGTGAACGAGCGCGGCCCGCGCCAGAACAACCCGCCGTAACCGGCGTTCTCCCGGCCGCGGGTGGTCGGCGAGCCGAACGCGATGTCCCGCCCGGACGTGTTGGTCATCGCGGTGTCGAAGGTCAGCGCCCACGCCGCGGCCGACACCAGAGTCACCGCAACCGTGCGACGCTCGGTAATGATCGTCTGCCCGGATTGGGTGATCCATTCCAGCTCATGGGTGAACCACGCCGACCCGCCCTCCGCGCCGACGTCGATCACCCGTCGGTGCTGCTGCGTGCCGTTGTTGTCCAGCTGCACGTACGACCGGCCGTGGACGTAGGTCGGCCCGCCCCAGAAGTTCTCGTCCCCGACGTTCGGCAACGACCAGGCGATGCCCTTGTGCCACACGTGGTCGTGCGGTCGGAACAGGCTCACCAACCGCCCCGCCCTGGTCCGGACGGGGTGCAGGAACGGCTTGGGCGACTCCAGCCGCGGGGTGTCGGGCACGTACGTGTAGTGGACGAGGTCCACCACCCCGTCACCGACGGTCAACGAGGACCCGACGTCGTGTCGGACCGCGAGTGCGCTCAAGGACCCATCTCCTCGCATCGGGGCGGCGGACACCTCGACCTTCGACCGGACGCCGCCGACCGGTCAAGGGGACGGTCTCGACCGGTCGGGTCCTCGTGCTGGTGCACGGCGCGTTCGCGGACGGCTCCAGCCGGGGCCCGTCATCGACCGGCTGCGGGCACGGGGCGTCGAAGCGCTCGCGGTGAGCAACCCGCTGCGCGGCCTCGCGCACGACGGCTCGGTCATCACGCACGCAGACAGCAAACCCTCAACGCCAAGGCCCTCGTGCACGTGGCTGCGTTCGGCGTCGACAAGGGCGAGAGCGTGTTCGCCGCCGACCTCCCGGCCGAGGTCACCGCGGTCAGCCGGCCCCCGATCGCCTCGCTCTCCTGACCGACCTCCGGACCGGGAGAGCGGCGTGGCCGACCGAGGTCGGCCACGCCGCGGCGGTCAGCCGATCTTCCCGACCCCCGCGCCCGCCATGACGGCGGCCTTCACGCTGTTCGGGTCGTCCAACGTGTAGGGGTAGTAGTCGCGCGGCTCCTGGACGGCGCCGCTGCAGTCGGGCTGGCCCGACTCGCCGACGAACACGTTGTTCCGCGCCACGCAGCGCCCGCCGGGACCCGCGTAGCTGTTGCTCACCGGCTCCTCGACGTCCTCGAAGTAGTTCCCCTCCACCACGCAGCCCGAGTCCGCCTGGCACGCCACGCCGACGTCGGTGTTGTAGAGGTAGTAGTTGTTGAACATGT
This genomic window from Saccharothrix sp. HUAS TT1 contains:
- a CDS encoding Gfo/Idh/MocA family protein yields the protein MTTRTRTCAIVGTGAIAGAHAEAIAQAGDRARLIGVVDVEAERAARFAAEWDVPAFASLAELLDAERPDLVHLCTPPGSHLPLALECLAAGASPLVEKPPVLSLAELDRLRAAEAGAGAPVATVFQHRFGSGAVRLRRLVAEGALGRPLLASADTLWFRDDEYFTVPWRGSWELEGGGPTMGHGIHQFDLLLSILGPWSSVSAVAARQARDTETEDVSAALVRFDSGALATVVNSLVSPRQTSRLRFDFELGTVDLEHLYGYSDTNWTFTPAPGLVTGAWTGEADTPSGHTAQFTAVLDALDAGTPPPVSTADTRTTVEFIAAVYASAFTGRTISRGEITEGHPFYGSMAGSGAPWST
- a CDS encoding cupin domain-containing protein encodes the protein MSTFPGGASLSFLDVYDDPAPDGVVGGSPHLHLASTECYVVVGGTGELHTVTLDGCREITLRAGSVVWFTPGTIHRAVNHGGLRVVVLMDNAGLPEAGDAVMTFPPDVLADPDRYRAAATLPERATEAERVVDARRRRDLAVEGFVRIRDAVRDGDLGPLREFYAAATALVGARAAAWPAIVRDGPLRQAEAGLAVANALAAGTAGHLDRAAVVEAAAPGRTFGMCGRLRPYDVREGPRPPATPTAPPLHQENLP
- a CDS encoding PmoA family protein yields the protein MSALAVRHDVGSSLTVGDGVVDLVHYTYVPDTPRLESPKPFLHPVRTRAGRLVSLFRPHDHVWHKGIAWSLPNVGDENFWGGPTYVHGRSYVQLDNNGTQQHRRVIDVGAEGGSAWFTHELEWITQSGQTIITERRTVAVTLVSAAAWALTFDTAMTNTSGRDIAFGSPTTRGRENAGYGGLFWRGPRSFTGGQVVSPDGVGGDELRGRRGEWMAFTGRHDGDDAESLVLVVDHSANPHHPPRWFTRSENFACLNPAPFFSEELVVADGEVVRFRYGAGVADGGAGDAAALADAVRDVLGRAG